From Saccharothrix espanaensis DSM 44229, the proteins below share one genomic window:
- a CDS encoding YbcC family protein, producing MTIADLVARAAELLPEQGPLQAFVHHNTLHAFEHLPFPDAVTRAAEVFGTEPYLSEAAFHGFLAAGRITPDDLDAVVAAEVVDDGVPVVPGGPTLRRFHETRLRHHVEVPRGPALHWLLAETDAVDAVDPRWDLLRGAAPEPAVPASPPRPRDRVVARTGVDPDHLVHPLLIRLTAAFLDQGVASWSMPERESGLLAAFRALYGRAGGPPDPFLRGLPAGLRDQAGWSAERTVAWALDALGVSEQDRGAVVTATLLSLRGWAGMVRQFEVRPDRAPVGPRPAALADYLAVQLTLDVFATRHVLATAAPVEDAAPRPGLELVYEAFALARLMDVPLADHDRAATWLGVVDGCDEVERRRLLHLAYERRHRIGVLDGLAAHQRLAVPAGTPAFQAVFCLDEREESVRRHLEECCPAVETFGFAGFFGVAMNYRGVADVRPRPLCPVVVTPRHAVVEQPITPGRAPRRLKARWTRSVSVGSRTLARGGLASVALGVTGLASLVGRCLFPRAAHRWSHRPAPAAPTRLVMEFPPAEMTDIVSTVLRTTGLSRGLAPVVLIVGHGSSSLNNPHESAHDCGATGGGRGGPNARAFAAMANDPAVRRGLAERGTVIPEGTWFVGGYHNTCDDTMTYYDEDLVPAGHAEPLRAAKVALAEACALAAHERCRRFESAPPDLAPEDALAHAETHAVDLGQPRPEYGHATNAVCVVGRRSLTRGLYLDRRAFLASYEPAADTDGGLLAALLGAVGPVCAGINLEYYFSFVDPAGYGCGTKLPHNITGLIGVMDGHASDLRTGLPWQMVEIHEPVRLLLVVEASPERLSAIVAADPALERLVSGKWIQLAAWVPEQDAVSVFQDGAFQPHVRERTAFPVVARSVEVYAGSRDHLGCAHVLAAADVPVLVP from the coding sequence ATGACCATCGCCGACCTGGTGGCCCGCGCCGCCGAGCTGCTGCCCGAGCAGGGACCGCTACAGGCGTTCGTGCACCACAACACCCTGCACGCGTTCGAGCACCTGCCCTTCCCCGACGCGGTCACCCGCGCGGCCGAGGTGTTCGGCACCGAGCCGTACCTGAGCGAGGCCGCGTTCCACGGCTTCCTGGCGGCCGGCCGGATCACCCCCGACGACCTGGACGCCGTGGTGGCGGCCGAGGTGGTGGACGACGGGGTGCCGGTGGTGCCCGGCGGGCCGACCCTGCGCCGCTTCCACGAAACCCGGCTGCGCCACCACGTCGAGGTGCCGCGCGGCCCCGCTCTGCACTGGCTGCTGGCCGAGACCGACGCCGTGGACGCGGTGGACCCGCGCTGGGACCTGCTACGCGGGGCGGCACCCGAACCCGCCGTGCCGGCGAGCCCGCCGCGCCCGCGTGACCGGGTGGTCGCCCGGACCGGCGTCGACCCGGACCACCTGGTGCACCCGCTGCTGATCCGGCTCACCGCCGCATTCCTGGACCAGGGCGTGGCCTCCTGGTCGATGCCCGAGCGCGAGAGCGGGCTGCTGGCCGCCTTCCGCGCCCTCTACGGCCGGGCGGGCGGCCCGCCGGACCCGTTCCTGCGCGGCCTCCCGGCGGGCCTGCGCGACCAGGCCGGCTGGTCGGCCGAGCGCACGGTCGCCTGGGCGCTGGACGCGCTCGGGGTGTCCGAACAGGACCGCGGCGCGGTGGTCACCGCCACCCTGCTGTCGTTGCGGGGCTGGGCAGGCATGGTGCGGCAGTTCGAGGTGCGGCCCGACCGCGCGCCGGTCGGGCCCCGGCCCGCCGCACTGGCCGACTACCTGGCCGTGCAGCTCACCCTCGACGTGTTCGCCACCCGGCACGTCCTGGCCACCGCCGCCCCGGTCGAGGACGCCGCGCCCCGGCCGGGGCTGGAGCTGGTCTACGAGGCGTTCGCGCTGGCCCGGCTGATGGACGTGCCGCTGGCCGACCACGACCGGGCCGCGACGTGGCTCGGCGTGGTGGACGGCTGCGACGAGGTCGAGCGCCGCCGGCTGCTGCACCTGGCCTACGAGCGGCGGCACCGGATCGGCGTGCTCGACGGGCTGGCCGCCCACCAGCGGCTGGCCGTGCCCGCCGGGACGCCCGCGTTCCAGGCGGTGTTCTGCCTCGACGAGCGCGAGGAGTCGGTCCGCCGGCACCTGGAGGAGTGCTGCCCCGCGGTGGAGACCTTCGGCTTCGCCGGGTTCTTCGGCGTGGCGATGAACTACCGGGGCGTGGCCGACGTCCGCCCGCGCCCGCTGTGCCCGGTGGTGGTCACGCCCCGGCACGCGGTGGTCGAGCAGCCGATCACCCCCGGCCGCGCACCCCGCCGGCTCAAGGCCCGGTGGACCCGGTCGGTGTCGGTCGGCAGCCGGACCCTGGCCCGGGGCGGGCTGGCCAGTGTCGCGCTCGGCGTCACCGGGCTGGCCTCGCTGGTCGGGCGCTGCCTGTTCCCGCGCGCCGCGCACCGCTGGTCGCACCGGCCCGCGCCGGCCGCGCCGACCCGGCTGGTGATGGAGTTCCCGCCCGCCGAGATGACCGACATCGTCTCGACCGTGCTGCGCACCACCGGGTTGAGCCGGGGGCTCGCGCCCGTCGTGCTGATCGTCGGGCACGGGTCGTCCAGCCTGAACAACCCGCACGAGTCGGCGCACGACTGCGGCGCGACCGGCGGCGGTCGGGGCGGGCCGAACGCGCGGGCGTTCGCCGCCATGGCCAACGACCCCGCCGTCCGGAGAGGACTGGCCGAACGCGGGACCGTGATCCCTGAGGGCACGTGGTTCGTCGGCGGCTACCACAACACGTGCGACGACACGATGACCTACTACGACGAGGACCTGGTGCCCGCCGGGCACGCGGAACCGTTGCGGGCGGCCAAGGTCGCGCTCGCCGAGGCGTGCGCGCTGGCCGCGCACGAGCGGTGCCGCCGCTTCGAGTCCGCGCCGCCGGACCTGGCGCCGGAAGACGCCCTGGCGCACGCCGAGACGCACGCCGTCGACCTGGGCCAGCCCCGGCCGGAGTACGGGCACGCCACCAACGCGGTGTGCGTGGTCGGCCGGCGCTCCCTGACCCGCGGCCTCTACCTCGACCGGCGGGCGTTCCTGGCCTCCTACGAGCCCGCCGCCGACACCGACGGCGGGCTGCTGGCGGCCCTGCTCGGAGCCGTCGGGCCGGTGTGCGCGGGCATCAACCTGGAGTACTACTTCAGCTTCGTTGACCCGGCCGGGTACGGCTGCGGTACCAAGCTCCCGCACAACATCACCGGGTTGATCGGCGTGATGGACGGGCACGCGTCCGACCTGCGCACCGGGTTGCCGTGGCAGATGGTGGAGATCCACGAGCCGGTGCGGCTGCTGCTGGTCGTGGAGGCGTCCCCGGAGCGGCTGTCGGCGATCGTGGCCGCCGACCCGGCGTTGGAGCGGCTGGTGTCCGGCAAGTGGATCCAGCTCGCCGCGTGGGTGCCCGAGCAGGACGCGGTCTCGGTGTTCCAGGACGGGGCGTTCCAACCGCACGTGCGGGAGCGCACCGCGTTCCCGGTGGTGGCGCGGTCGGTCGAGGTGTACGCGGGCTCCCGGGACCACCTCGGGTGCGCGCACGTGCTGGCGGCGGCCGACGTGCCGGTGCTCGTCCCGTGA
- a CDS encoding proton-conducting transporter transmembrane domain-containing protein, which produces MTGVLVAAAAVPFGAFLLLGLVSWLDLPLGERAVSAVAVLSAAVSSGLLAVVATAGPVEVPLGAWFDGFPLVLVADGLSVPVGVLSGLLGALIGAFSRRYLHRDPGYRRFHLLLALFVAGVQLVVLAGTLDLLVVGWELTGLASALLIAFFHQRRGPVAHGLRAFATYRLCDVGLVGAAVVVHHDGPPLAVGLLLLWGSMGKAAQFPLGGWLPRAMEGPTPSSAICYGAISVSLGPYLLLRTAPEWSQAPALPVLIAVVGGLTAVHATLVGRAQTDIKTTLAYASTTQIGLVLVEIGLGWELLALVHLLGHAALRSAQILRSPSLLHDHHHLEQALGEPVGGGGGFWDRVTPRPVRLWLYRFALERGYLDAVVVERAAGGFVRLVRRFAAADERLVRRLAVAR; this is translated from the coding sequence GTGACCGGCGTCCTGGTCGCGGCGGCCGCGGTGCCGTTCGGCGCGTTCCTGCTGCTGGGACTGGTGTCCTGGCTGGACCTGCCGCTGGGCGAGCGGGCCGTGTCGGCGGTGGCCGTGCTGTCGGCCGCGGTGTCGTCCGGGCTGCTCGCGGTGGTGGCGACGGCGGGACCGGTCGAGGTGCCGCTGGGCGCCTGGTTCGACGGGTTCCCGCTGGTGCTGGTGGCCGACGGGCTGTCGGTGCCGGTCGGCGTGCTGTCCGGGCTGCTGGGCGCGCTGATCGGCGCGTTCTCCCGGCGGTACCTGCACCGCGACCCCGGCTACCGGCGGTTCCACCTGCTGCTGGCGCTGTTCGTGGCGGGCGTGCAACTGGTGGTGCTGGCGGGCACGCTGGACCTGCTGGTCGTCGGGTGGGAGCTGACCGGCCTGGCGTCCGCGCTGCTCATCGCGTTCTTCCACCAGCGGCGCGGGCCGGTCGCGCACGGGCTGCGCGCGTTCGCCACCTACCGGCTGTGCGACGTGGGGCTGGTCGGCGCGGCGGTGGTCGTGCACCACGACGGCCCGCCGCTCGCGGTCGGGTTGCTGCTGCTGTGGGGCTCGATGGGCAAGGCCGCGCAGTTCCCGCTGGGCGGGTGGCTGCCGCGCGCGATGGAGGGTCCGACGCCGTCCAGCGCGATCTGCTACGGCGCGATCTCGGTCAGCCTCGGGCCGTACCTGTTGCTGCGCACCGCGCCCGAGTGGTCACAGGCCCCGGCGCTGCCGGTGCTGATCGCGGTGGTCGGCGGGCTCACCGCCGTGCACGCCACCCTGGTGGGTCGGGCGCAGACCGACATCAAGACGACGCTCGCCTACGCCTCCACCACCCAGATCGGGCTGGTGCTCGTGGAGATCGGGCTCGGCTGGGAACTGCTCGCGCTGGTCCACCTGCTCGGGCACGCGGCGCTGCGCAGCGCGCAGATCCTGCGCTCCCCCAGCCTGCTGCACGACCACCACCACCTGGAGCAGGCGCTGGGCGAGCCGGTCGGGGGCGGCGGCGGGTTCTGGGACCGGGTCACGCCCCGGCCGGTCCGGCTGTGGCTGTACCGGTTCGCCCTGGAACGCGGGTACCTCGACGCCGTCGTGGTGGAACGGGCGGCGGGCGGGTTCGTGCGGCTGGTGCGGCGGTTCGCGGCGGCTGACGAACGCCTGGTGCGCCGGCTGGCGGTGGCCCGGTGA
- a CDS encoding ArsR/SmtB family transcription factor encodes MLRVIFTTDDLVRTTVAPTADPLWEVVLGGCRLRDRDRPAAFHEWSLEMRRRLDSRSPAVRVLHLLSPAPDLLTPPEAAAGLEAGLAALRATPAHRVRAELSRFRPLPEWTKPLAGGDRRALAVLADMVRHLHSRLVAPYSDVIRESVNADRARRARDLVDGGVHALLAGLGPYARWEPPVLEVDHPEERELPLRGRGLRLVPSYFGRQRPCTLADPAAPPVLVYPLEDGDRWRGAEPRSLDALLGPTRSAVLECARAGAGTTELARRVGTSPASVSRHTGVLRAAGLLRTSRHGTQTVHSLTVLGESLLAGHQR; translated from the coding sequence GTGCTGCGCGTCATCTTCACGACTGACGACCTGGTGCGCACAACCGTGGCACCGACCGCCGACCCGTTGTGGGAGGTGGTGCTGGGCGGTTGTCGACTGCGCGACCGGGATCGCCCGGCCGCATTTCACGAGTGGTCGCTGGAAATGCGCCGGAGACTCGATTCCCGCAGCCCGGCGGTGCGCGTGCTGCACCTGCTCTCGCCCGCTCCGGACCTGCTCACGCCGCCCGAGGCGGCGGCCGGTCTGGAGGCGGGGCTGGCCGCGCTGCGGGCCACCCCGGCGCATCGGGTGCGCGCGGAGCTGAGCCGGTTCCGGCCGTTGCCGGAATGGACGAAGCCGTTGGCCGGCGGTGACCGGCGGGCGTTGGCGGTGCTCGCCGACATGGTGCGGCACCTGCATTCCCGGCTGGTCGCCCCGTATTCCGACGTGATCCGGGAAAGTGTGAACGCCGATCGCGCGCGGCGGGCCCGCGACCTGGTGGACGGGGGTGTGCACGCGCTGCTCGCCGGACTCGGCCCGTACGCCCGGTGGGAGCCGCCGGTGCTGGAGGTGGACCACCCGGAGGAGCGCGAACTCCCGCTGCGGGGGCGCGGTCTGCGGCTGGTCCCGTCGTACTTCGGCCGGCAACGGCCGTGCACGCTGGCCGACCCCGCCGCGCCGCCCGTGCTGGTGTACCCGCTGGAGGACGGCGACCGGTGGCGGGGCGCCGAACCGCGCAGCCTGGACGCGCTGCTGGGGCCGACCCGCAGCGCGGTGCTGGAGTGCGCGCGGGCCGGCGCGGGCACGACGGAACTGGCCCGCCGCGTCGGCACGTCGCCCGCGTCGGTCAGCCGGCACACCGGGGTCCTGCGGGCGGCCGGGTTGCTGCGGACCAGTCGGCACGGCACGCAGACCGTGCACTCCCTGACCGTGCTGGGCGAATCGCTGCTCGCCGGCCACCAGCGGTAG
- a CDS encoding DUF6204 family protein — protein MIDHVPPEHDGDSGDQMAEHTYRVMVRGRFTDLDDAGRARLLAEVDRHGVLTNGFSEQGALSYDRALDFFSYRVQFRAEVADDDRAVRDRALGLAARAVEEFGVDFRDLRASATDVDLMKVNRPKRRA, from the coding sequence GTGATCGACCATGTGCCACCGGAGCACGACGGCGACAGTGGGGACCAGATGGCGGAGCACACCTACCGGGTCATGGTGCGTGGCCGGTTCACCGACCTCGACGACGCCGGGCGCGCCCGGCTGCTGGCCGAGGTCGACCGGCACGGCGTGCTCACCAACGGTTTCTCCGAGCAGGGCGCGCTGTCCTACGACCGCGCGCTCGACTTCTTCAGCTACCGCGTGCAGTTCCGCGCCGAGGTGGCCGACGACGACCGCGCGGTCCGTGATCGCGCGCTCGGGCTCGCCGCGCGGGCCGTCGAGGAGTTCGGGGTGGACTTCCGCGACCTGCGGGCGTCGGCGACCGACGTCGACCTGATGAAGGTCAACCGGCCCAAGAGGCGCGCGTGA
- a CDS encoding SulP family inorganic anion transporter, with protein MPGQSRGTRQTGRPPAPATRRPPKSDLKSGFLVALIALPLCLGIAVASGFPPIAGVVTAIIGGVLGGLLGGAPLTIKGPAAGLIVIAVGSVHDLGQGDLVAGYRRALAVGVVAALVQIVFGLLRAAGVGIAMSPSVVHGMLAAIGVIIIAKQAHVALGVKPTADSPFGLLAEIPHSLVHANPLILLVGALSLLLLFGLPLVRARWSKLVPAPLVVPAVAIPLGLWLHLDRPHDYTFLGADHHLGPEHLVRLPGSLLDAITFPDFSQVFSGTSLQYIVMFSLIGTIESTLTVLAVDAMDPAKRTSDVNRDLLAVGTGNLASALIGGLPMISEIVRSKANLDSGAKTRWSNVCHGAILLLFVALIPGVVQTIPLAALAAMLVYTGFRLASPREIRHVARIGWDQLVLFLTTLVVTLATDLLVGVASGLALKLVLHLARGVRPGAFVPRPQATTVGSVLRIRLRDAAIFPALLPVRRLIGQAGPEITEVVVDVRDVALVDHTFLARLDELARELPSATLTVEGLDGLTAASDDPHATRRRPR; from the coding sequence ATGCCGGGCCAATCCCGTGGAACCAGGCAAACCGGTCGACCGCCCGCCCCGGCGACCCGCCGACCACCGAAATCCGACCTGAAGTCCGGTTTCCTGGTCGCCCTCATCGCCCTCCCGCTGTGCCTGGGCATCGCGGTGGCCAGCGGGTTCCCGCCGATCGCGGGCGTGGTCACGGCCATCATCGGCGGCGTCCTGGGCGGCCTGCTCGGCGGCGCGCCGCTGACCATCAAGGGCCCGGCCGCCGGGCTGATCGTGATCGCCGTCGGCAGCGTGCACGACCTGGGCCAGGGCGACCTGGTCGCGGGCTACCGGCGGGCGCTGGCGGTCGGCGTGGTCGCCGCGCTGGTCCAGATCGTGTTCGGCCTGCTCCGGGCCGCGGGCGTCGGCATCGCCATGTCGCCCTCGGTGGTGCACGGCATGCTCGCCGCGATCGGCGTGATCATCATCGCCAAGCAGGCGCACGTGGCGCTGGGGGTCAAGCCCACCGCCGACTCGCCGTTCGGGCTGCTCGCCGAGATCCCGCACAGCCTGGTGCACGCCAACCCGCTCATCCTGCTGGTCGGCGCGCTGTCGCTGCTGCTGCTGTTCGGGCTGCCGCTGGTGCGCGCCCGGTGGAGCAAGCTCGTGCCCGCGCCGCTGGTCGTGCCGGCGGTGGCCATCCCGCTGGGCCTCTGGCTGCACCTGGACCGGCCGCACGACTACACGTTCCTGGGCGCGGACCACCACCTCGGGCCGGAGCACCTGGTGCGGCTGCCGGGCTCGCTGCTGGACGCGATCACCTTCCCCGACTTCTCCCAGGTGTTCAGCGGCACGTCCCTCCAGTACATCGTGATGTTCTCGCTGATCGGCACCATCGAGTCGACGCTGACCGTGCTCGCGGTCGACGCGATGGACCCGGCCAAGCGCACCTCCGACGTCAACCGCGACCTGCTCGCGGTCGGCACCGGCAACCTCGCCTCCGCGCTGATCGGCGGCCTGCCGATGATCTCCGAGATCGTGCGCAGCAAGGCCAACCTGGACTCCGGCGCGAAGACGCGCTGGTCCAACGTCTGCCACGGCGCGATCCTGCTGTTGTTCGTGGCGCTGATCCCCGGCGTGGTGCAGACCATCCCGCTCGCCGCGCTGGCCGCCATGCTGGTCTACACCGGCTTCCGGCTGGCCTCCCCCCGAGAGATCCGGCACGTCGCCAGGATCGGCTGGGACCAGCTCGTGCTGTTCCTCACCACGCTGGTCGTCACACTGGCCACCGACCTGCTGGTCGGCGTGGCCTCGGGCCTGGCGCTCAAGCTGGTGCTGCACCTGGCGCGCGGCGTGCGGCCGGGCGCGTTCGTGCCCCGCCCGCAGGCCACCACCGTCGGGTCGGTGCTGCGGATCCGGCTGCGGGACGCGGCGATCTTCCCCGCGCTGCTGCCGGTGCGCAGGCTGATCGGCCAGGCCGGGCCGGAGATCACCGAGGTCGTCGTGGACGTCCGGGACGTCGCGCTGGTCGACCACACCTTCCTGGCCCGGCTGGACGAACTGGCCCGCGAGCTGCCCTCGGCGACGCTCACCGTCGAGGGCCTCGACGGGCTGACCGCCGCCTCCGACGATCCGCACGCCACCCGCCGGCGGCCGCGATGA
- a CDS encoding EF-hand domain-containing protein, giving the protein MSSEAARRIELFFELLDVDGNGHIDAHDFVLLADRLVRSVPGARPDAREALVVACGSFWAALAAEADDDDDVTVTLDEFRASVSSPDQFADVIEEYADAVSRFGDPDGDDFVTRADFVAMTTAAGFDRDKSGELFDALGATADRIPKHVWYECIRDYYTGAKTSTPGNVMVS; this is encoded by the coding sequence ATGTCTTCGGAAGCCGCCCGGCGCATCGAGTTGTTCTTCGAACTCCTGGACGTGGACGGCAACGGCCACATCGACGCGCACGACTTCGTGCTGCTGGCCGACCGGCTCGTCCGGTCGGTCCCCGGCGCCCGCCCGGACGCCCGGGAGGCGCTCGTCGTGGCGTGCGGATCGTTCTGGGCGGCGCTGGCCGCCGAGGCCGACGACGATGACGACGTCACCGTGACGCTGGACGAGTTCCGGGCGTCGGTGTCCTCGCCGGACCAGTTCGCCGACGTCATCGAGGAGTACGCCGACGCGGTCAGCCGGTTCGGCGACCCGGACGGCGACGACTTCGTGACCCGCGCCGACTTCGTCGCGATGACGACCGCGGCGGGCTTCGACCGGGACAAGTCCGGCGAGCTGTTCGACGCCCTGGGCGCGACGGCCGACCGGATCCCGAAGCACGTCTGGTACGAGTGCATCCGGGACTACTACACCGGGGCCAAGACGAGCACGCCCGGCAACGTGATGGTGAGCTGA
- a CDS encoding GNAT family N-acetyltransferase → MSDPAAPAVRIVHLTGPVFQALAEGDAAGANAIAPVPLPDYFAGPEWRGVWRMRQEQAERDPASAAWVTGAIWDERRELAVGRAGYHGPPDAAGMVEIGYAVHPEHRRRGYARAALEALLRRAADEPEVRTVRVTISPDNDASYRLVAQYGFVRNGEQWDDEDGLEIIYERPAS, encoded by the coding sequence GTGAGCGATCCCGCCGCGCCCGCCGTCCGCATCGTCCACCTGACCGGCCCGGTGTTCCAGGCCCTCGCCGAAGGCGACGCGGCCGGCGCGAACGCGATCGCCCCGGTGCCGCTGCCGGACTACTTCGCCGGGCCCGAGTGGCGCGGGGTGTGGCGGATGCGGCAGGAGCAGGCCGAGCGGGACCCGGCGAGCGCGGCGTGGGTGACCGGCGCGATCTGGGACGAGCGGCGGGAGCTGGCCGTCGGCCGGGCGGGCTACCACGGGCCGCCCGACGCGGCCGGCATGGTGGAGATCGGGTACGCGGTGCACCCGGAGCACCGCCGGCGCGGCTACGCCCGAGCCGCGCTCGAAGCGCTGCTGCGCCGCGCCGCCGACGAGCCCGAGGTGCGCACGGTCCGGGTCACCATCAGCCCGGACAACGACGCCTCCTACCGGCTCGTCGCCCAGTACGGGTTCGTCCGCAACGGCGAGCAGTGGGACGACGAGGACGGGCTGGAGATCATCTACGAGCGCCCAGCCAGCTAA
- a CDS encoding cytochrome P450 family protein produces MDPYRLDLTGHDIHAEGALLRDRGPVTRVELPGGVVAWSVNRIDLLRRLLADPRVSKDARRHWAAWRDAEVPDDWPLHIWVSVENMFTAYGPDHRRLRSLVAKAFTPRRTDALRAGVQAIATDLLDALDAGPDLVDLRAGYANPLPIEVICRLIGVPDEARPGLRRAVDIFFDTTVTPELATANRFDVRRILEDLVAARRRDPRDDLTSELIAVRDEGDGRLTETELVDTLILFIAAGHETTVNLLDHAITALLTHPGQLALVRSGERGWRDVVEETLRWQAPVAHLPLRYAVEDLVVAGVPIRRGEAILASYAAASRDPGLHGPTADDFDLARADKEHLAFGHGAHYCLGAPLAHLEAEIALPALFERFPDAELAVPPGGLRPVRSFISNGHDSLPVRLRP; encoded by the coding sequence ATGGACCCCTATCGCTTAGACCTGACCGGGCACGACATCCACGCCGAAGGCGCGCTGCTGCGCGACCGCGGCCCGGTGACCCGGGTCGAGCTGCCCGGTGGCGTGGTCGCCTGGTCGGTCAACCGGATCGACCTGCTGCGGCGGCTGCTCGCCGACCCGAGGGTGTCCAAGGACGCCCGGCGGCACTGGGCCGCGTGGCGCGACGCCGAGGTGCCGGACGACTGGCCGCTGCACATCTGGGTGTCCGTGGAGAACATGTTCACCGCGTACGGGCCCGACCACCGGCGGTTGAGATCGTTGGTGGCCAAGGCGTTCACGCCGCGCCGCACCGACGCGCTGCGGGCCGGCGTCCAGGCGATCGCGACCGACCTGCTCGACGCCCTCGACGCCGGACCGGACCTGGTGGACCTGCGCGCCGGGTACGCCAACCCGCTGCCGATCGAGGTGATCTGCCGGCTCATCGGGGTGCCCGACGAGGCCCGCCCCGGCCTGCGCCGGGCCGTGGACATCTTCTTCGACACCACGGTGACCCCGGAACTCGCGACGGCCAACCGGTTCGACGTCCGCCGGATCCTGGAGGACCTGGTCGCCGCCCGCCGCCGGGACCCGCGCGACGACCTGACCAGCGAGCTGATCGCGGTCCGCGACGAGGGCGACGGCCGGCTGACCGAGACCGAGCTGGTGGACACCCTGATCCTGTTCATCGCGGCCGGCCACGAGACCACGGTCAACCTGCTCGACCACGCGATCACCGCGCTGCTGACCCACCCCGGGCAGCTCGCCCTGGTCCGGTCCGGCGAACGGGGCTGGCGCGACGTGGTCGAGGAGACGCTGCGCTGGCAGGCCCCGGTCGCGCACCTGCCGCTGCGCTACGCGGTGGAGGACCTCGTGGTGGCCGGCGTGCCGATCCGGCGCGGCGAGGCGATCCTGGCGTCCTACGCGGCGGCGAGCCGCGACCCCGGGCTGCACGGCCCGACGGCCGACGACTTCGACCTCGCCCGCGCCGACAAGGAGCACCTGGCGTTCGGGCACGGCGCGCACTACTGCCTGGGTGCCCCGCTGGCCCACCTGGAGGCCGAGATCGCGCTGCCCGCGCTGTTCGAGCGGTTCCCCGACGCCGAACTCGCCGTGCCGCCCGGCGGCCTGCGCCCGGTGCGGTCGTTCATCTCCAACGGCCACGACAGCCTGCCGGTCCGCCTGCGGCCGTGA
- a CDS encoding alpha/beta fold hydrolase — protein MGLLFTRADRPTLAYTDSGGAGTPVLALHGTFGRGAVFARLATDLAGRARVVAPDQRGHGHSGRAADYGRDEFVADAADLLDHLDLGPAVVLGHSSGGITAYQLAARRPDLVSALVVEDVGPVMGPPEVPHPVLDVRGRPTSAPTREGLARAIGAHVPDSAYFLASAVEDGSGWRLLFDWDDMMAVQEGCVGDWWPDWLGSTCPALVLHGGRSPLLPGPLARDMVARRPGARLVEFPEAGHWIHDDDPAGFARAVGDFLRNIRLRTTPA, from the coding sequence ATGGGGCTCTTGTTCACGCGCGCGGACCGACCGACGTTGGCGTACACCGATTCCGGCGGCGCGGGGACACCCGTGCTCGCGCTGCACGGGACGTTCGGCCGCGGCGCGGTGTTCGCCCGGCTCGCCACCGACCTGGCGGGCCGGGCCCGCGTCGTCGCGCCCGACCAGCGCGGCCACGGGCACAGTGGACGGGCCGCCGACTACGGCCGGGACGAGTTCGTCGCGGACGCCGCGGACCTGCTCGACCACCTCGACCTCGGCCCGGCGGTCGTGCTCGGGCACTCGTCCGGCGGCATCACCGCCTACCAGCTCGCGGCGCGCCGGCCGGACCTCGTGTCGGCGTTGGTGGTCGAGGACGTCGGCCCGGTGATGGGGCCGCCGGAGGTGCCGCACCCGGTGCTCGACGTCCGGGGCCGGCCGACGTCCGCGCCGACCCGCGAGGGGCTGGCGCGCGCGATCGGGGCGCACGTGCCGGACAGCGCGTACTTCCTGGCGAGCGCGGTCGAGGACGGCTCGGGTTGGCGGCTGCTGTTCGACTGGGACGACATGATGGCCGTGCAGGAGGGCTGCGTCGGCGACTGGTGGCCGGACTGGCTGGGCTCGACCTGCCCGGCCCTCGTCCTGCACGGCGGCCGCAGCCCGCTGCTGCCCGGTCCACTGGCCCGCGACATGGTCGCCCGCCGGCCGGGCGCTCGCCTGGTCGAGTTCCCCGAGGCGGGCCACTGGATCCACGACGACGACCCGGCCGGCTTCGCCCGCGCGGTCGGCGATTTCCTTCGAAATATCCGATTGCGGACCACGCCCGCGTGA